GAGGAGTGCCACCTCTCGGCCGAATTCGACCAGGTGAAGCGGCACTGCAACGAGTGCCACGAGAAGAATGACAAGCACGAGCGCGCCCTGGGAACGGATTGCGCGCAATGCCACACCCCCAACGGCTGGGAGTTGTGGCGCTTCGATCACGACCACCAGACCGACTATCCCCTGACCGGTGCCCATGCCGAACTGGAGTGCGCCGCCTGCCACCACCGCCCGGTGGAGGCAGAGGGAAAGATCGAGCTGGGGCAGCGCTGTTACGACTGTCACCGCGAGGACGACGTCCATCGCCGGGGCTTCGGCACCGATTGTGGCCGTTGCCACAACACCCGTGATTTCAGCGATCTGGA
This genomic window from Acidobacteriota bacterium contains:
- a CDS encoding cytochrome c3 family protein; the protein is PRFNHNLDTDYPLRGKHAETPCNDCHHRDVKRERLTGRCYQCHRENDVHQGKQGRECQRCHDETGWSGRVVFDHDQSRMPLIGLHAAVPCEECHLSAEFDQVKRHCNECHEKNDKHERALGTDCAQCHTPNGWELWRFDHDHQTDYPLTGAHAELECAACHHRPVEAEGKIELGQRCYDCHREDDVHRRGFGTDCGRCHNTRDFSDLEMLQ